The Phoenix dactylifera cultivar Barhee BC4 unplaced genomic scaffold, palm_55x_up_171113_PBpolish2nd_filt_p 000871F, whole genome shotgun sequence DNA window CGAGGATTTCTTTGTCCCCCTCTCCTGAAATTAAGGTAGTTGTTGAATCTACTGGTCCCCTAAGTCCAGCGGTTAGGTTCCCGTTTTTCTAAACATTTGTTTTTTATTCTCCTGCTGCTAGTGTCTCTAGGATTGTGTTCTCAAGGGATAAAAAAAGGTCTCTAATCTCTAGGATTGAGATCTTTACAAACTAGCCAGCATAGGACTCACCTTTAATCAGTGCTGAAGAATTAGAGGTAGGTAGGAAGGTTCGCTGTTTTGGCGAGATCTCTTGGTTGCTTGGCATTTTCGAGCTAGTTTAACCATGCAATATATAGCTGACAAGGTGGATGAAGTATGTGGGTCAATAATGTCTGCTTGTCCATTTGGACTATTTGGATCTTCTATCGGAATGAGAGCAAAAATGCTGAAGACCAACTCAAACAATTAACTATTGAATTTTAAAACCAAATTTAATGAAGTGTTAAACATTAAGTGAAGATATTGTATGTTCAAGTAGAGTCGTAATTAATATTGTTTCACTTTCTTGGGAAAACTGAAACTATTGGATCTTGACTAACGACTTGCAGATGAGAAAGAACTGGAAAGAGATCTTATCAGGGCTTGGGATGCTTGCTCAGTAGCTATATTATAGGAAGTCTCGAGATCCAGGAATAATGGAATTTTTTCTCGGGTAGGCATGTTCACTTAAAGTTCCTCCCATGGTGAATGAAGAGGAACGCCGGATCTGCCAGTTTCTTCATGTTGGGCTGATGATGAGTCTTTTCATGTTTTGCTCTATGATGCTTTGCGTTTCAGGTTTTGTAGTGTCTGATACTACGCGGGTTAGCTCCTGTATTTAATTTGGGAGGATACGGTTTTGTCTGTTTTTATCTTGCTTGGAGCAACTTAATTTTTGTAGAATGTTCATGAAATGTTTGGAAGAGTTTCCAAATAGTGTTTCTTAGAAACTCATAAGTGCATAATATATGGTTATCTTTTGGGCATTAGAGTACATTTTTATAAATAGCATGTGAGGTGTCACTTGTATTTCGATAAATCTTATAGTAAGACATTCCCAAAGAGTAACAAAAAAGCAATGAAATGAAATTTCATGAAAGAATTTATTTCCTTTGCGTCACCATTTCGATACGAGAGTAAACTAATGTAAGAGGATCATCACCTTTGTTGCCTTCGACATTAACAATCCTACAAAATTAGGGTTATCACTTAATTATTAGCTTTTAGGTTTTCTTTGGCTTAGGGATTAATGTTTTGAAGCCTCGTTCCTTTCAAAACCTCTTTTTATTAATTAGGTTGGAAACAAATGGGTATAGCATGGGAACAGTTATTTTGGTCAGACTTGTTTGTTCTTGAAATACCAGAGCAAACTAATGTAAGAGGACCATCACGTTTGTTTCCTTCGACATTAACAATCCTGCAAAATTAGGGTTATCACCTACTTATTAGCTTTTAGGTTTTCTTTGGCTTAGGAATTAATGTTTTGAGCCTCATTCCTTTCAAAACCtgcttttattaattaattaggTCGGAAACAAATGGGTATACCATGGGAACAGTTATTTTGGTCAAACTTGTTTGTTCTTGAAATAACAATTTCAAAAAAGAGATTAGAATAGAATTACTTTAAAAACAAGACCCTCTTTTACATGAGCAAGAATACATTTAGTCCTAGATATCTTGAATAAGAAATTTTACCTAAACAAAGAAGTGATTATTTTAAGCGCATgaataattcaaatttcaatttttcctATTCTTGAACTAGACGAAGTCTTATTCTTCCTCCACCTCCACCTCCAATAGGTAGCAGTTTTTGAGCACTAATCAAAATTTTCCAGTGTTCTTTGTCTAACTTTTGTCAGTCTAGCATTATGTAAATACCTAAATCTAGAACAAACCACCTACTGAGGATGATGGAAGAAGCTAGATTGGTGATAACTGCATGGAAATTTCTAAGAGGGTGCCATCATAATTGGGGAGGGAACCAATTCCACCTTCCCTCCTTTCCCAAGCCCAAACATTACGAACATTGAAATTTTACGATATACACTCAGGTTTTATTGTACATATTGAGATCGGAGACTAACTAGCATTCTTAGTTTATGGTACCAAGCCTTGTTTAGTACACCTAGTAGGCAGGCCTAAACTCAAAACAAACGAACATTTTCCATCAATTGGTTTCTCTCGAATGCTCATAATGTATGTAAAATTATTATTGATGCAAGGTGGACCAGTATCCTCATATCTTACCTATCATACTCCATTAGCCCTAACTGACCTGAACTAAAAAATTAAAGGATAATCGTTTGAAACTAAACTTAGATTTAGTAGAACTCCAACCCATTCTGGTTTCAATCTAACcaaagctatttgagtgagtgaCAGGGTCATCTCCCATGTTCAACATCATCCAATTCATTTATCTTTGTAGCTTTATCTAAGTGGCACTCCAAGCTTGATCCTTAATCAAAATCACAAGACCAAACATAATCATTTTCTTAGGGGTTGAAGTGGGGAAAGTTTAGCATTTATTTTATGACCTATTGGATATTTCATTTCAAATTGGGTCTACATAGACCAAACACAGTTGACAAAGTATATGTATAGATTTGGTCCATATTTAAATCATTAACATACatgcaaaaaatataaaaaatgaagACTTTAGGCGCTACCAACAACCAAGATATGCAATATCAACTAACAAGTATACATATGTCATTAACGACACAAATATATAATTAACTAAATGAAAGCAATTATTAATTCAcattaatttcttaaatttgaTGATCCCAGGAGAAACATTTTATGCATTttgaatagaaattcacaattACTAATTCCACATGACCCTTCACTAATCCCTATCTCTAGCAAGCCAGCCAAATGCAGCCCAACCAAGTGACGAGGTTCATTTTAGCTTACgttattattaaatttttttaataaaagaaataagACATTgtctcaaattttgaatttaattgcTCCAGATAGAATCATCAAAGCTTTCTCAACACAGACAAGAGATATTTATTCTCttttgtactctttactttttCGTAAGTTGGCAGGATATACTCAtgttagagctatataaattatcatttttatgaaaaaaaaaagatttctcaacacaatatttgttaaaaaaataaaaaaaaaaactctgttttAGAACATAAATATATTGAAGTAAATCGTCAAATTGCCCCGACTCTCTACCTCCTTGCCCGCCCATATATTTCCCTGCaatccccctctccctcttcacATCCCACCAATTTACTCCACACGCAAAGCGAAGAGAGGAGATGGGAACAGCATAGGGGGCAAGAAGAGGACGGCTAAGGTGATGAAGATAGACGGGACTACGTTCCGTCCCAAGCCCCCGACCCAGGCCGGGGACGTTCTCCGGGATCACCCGGGATACACCCTTCTCGAGTCCGAGGAGGTCAAGCGGCTGGGCCTTCGGGCTCGGCCGCTCGAACCCGAGACTCCCCTCAAGCCGGGGAGGCTCTACTTCCTCGTAGAGCTTCCCTGTCGCCCGGACCTGCGCGTCCCTCGGCGCGCCTGGTCCGGGGCGCTCCATATGAGCGCCAAGGAGCGGCTGGAGAGCCTCGTGCTCTCCCGCCGCTCCGTCTCCGACCTCACTCCCACCAAGCCATCTTCGGTGGAGGCCGTTACCGACGGCATGGTCCGCCTCCGCGTGAGGCTGCCAAAGTCTCAGGTGGCAAAGCTCATGGAGGAGAGCAAGGATTGCGCTGAGGCTGCCGAGAAGATCATGGAGTTCTGCGTCTCTAAAGACAGCAACACGGCGAAGGCGGCGGCGGCTGTACCGCCGTCTGCGAAGACTCGGCGGAAGGAGGTAtggctttctcttcttttctttctttccgttcctctttttttttttgcgcttgCCGTTTGCATCATTCGGCTTGCTGCTGCCCATCTGGCGAGCTCGGTTTAACTCACTGGGTTGGCTATCGGAACTGAGTCATTGTCATTTGGGCGACTTTTAGTACAACGCTGAATAAAAACCATGGAACTTTAATAGAATAAGGAAGGCCTTGATTCTTTCTTGTTGGGGAAAATTTCTAGAATAACATTGGTAGAAAAAGTCTGTGCTTATTTTAGATCATGGAAGATGGTACCCCGAAGGACATTGGGTTTGCTGGTTCGGTTAGGAATAAGATTCATCTCCAATTCCTTCTGGGTTGCATACTTCAAAAAATGTCAGGAAAGGAGATCAggaatgtgttttttttttttttaattatttggtTGCACAAAGGTAATTAAATTTGTAATAGGATAAATTGAGTCGTGTCCGAATTTAAAGCACAATAGCACCAGATTCCTGgaattattatttttcaaaGTAACTGAAGATCTGAAGGAGATCAGAATGATGTGGTTCAGTTACTGACGAGGCATAGCCCAAATTTTGTATACGACTTTGATACATTTAGCATTAAGAAACCCCACTCAACAACAGAATGCCATTTTAGCCTTGGCCAACCAGATGGTGTTTTCATGGATTAATTTACATACATAACACAAATCAGGCACACAATAACCATGCGGATATATTGGTGAATTTTTTGTGGTGAACAGTAGCTAGGGTACAGATTGTACTAACCAAGTCAGTTCATCTGAATTTGCCCAACAAAGTCAAGGTTTAAAGAATTTAAGGAGATAACTAAACTCATTATCAACCTGCAACCCCCTAAACAAACAGAGACCAACTTGCAAGACAATTTAA harbors:
- the LOC103715344 gene encoding uncharacterized protein At1g66480-like, coding for MDRNGMKMNHGLGCNPWDKDTLDIAGSGSETREEMALFVDMKESKERGDGNSIGGKKRTAKVMKIDGTTFRPKPPTQAGDVLRDHPGYTLLESEEVKRLGLRARPLEPETPLKPGRLYFLVELPCRPDLRVPRRAWSGALHMSAKERLESLVLSRRSVSDLTPTKPSSVEAVTDGMVRLRVRLPKSQVAKLMEESKDCAEAAEKIMEFCVSKDSNTAKAAAAVPPSAKTRRKEKRTRFVALPDEIIT